The DNA sequence GCAGCGACGTCGCGGCCGCCTCCGCGGCGCTGCGCGCCGCCTACCCACTGCCCCTGGTGGCGCACGCGCACTCGACGGGCGGGCTGACCACGTCGCTGTGGGCGCACGCCCACCGGCACGCGACCGGGACCGCCGCTGGGCCCGACGCCCTCGTGCTCGACTCGCCGTTCCTCGAACTGCCCGGGTCCGAGTTCGGGCGCGCCGTCGGAACGCGGGTCCTCGACCGCCTCGGGTCGCTGCGGCCCCTGACGGCGCTGTCGCACGGCCCGTCCTGGTATGCGACGGCGCTGCTGCGCGAGAACGGCGGGCGGTGGGAGTTCGACACGACACTCAAGCGGCCGGACGGCGTCCCCGCGCGCGCTGGCTGGCTGCGGGCCGTGCGGCGCGCGCAGGCGCGCGTGGCGCGCGGTCTGGCGATCGCCTGCCCGGTGCTGCTGGCGGCCTCGGCCGCCTCCAGCCGCGACGCGCCCGACAATCCGCTCGTCGACTCGACCGACACGGTGCTCGACGTCGAGCAGATCGTGGCCCGTGCGCCGCGGCTGGGACGCGACGTGACCGTGCTGCGGATCGAGGGCGGCGTGCACGACCTCGCCCTCTCGGCCGACGGGCCGCGCCAGGCCTACCTCGACGCCGTGCTGGGGTGGCTGGCGACGGCGCTGCGGCCCGCGGTGGACCTCACGACGGAGCGGACAGCATGACCCACCCGTACTTCGACACCACGCTGCCCGACGGCCGCCCGGGCGTCGCCGCGCTCGCCCACCGCGGCTTCGCCCGAGCCGGGGGCGTCGACTCGGGCCTGGAGAACTCGCTCGCCGCGTTCGCCGCCGCCGTCGAGCTGGGGTTCCACTACGTCGAGACCGACGCGCACGGCACGTCGGACGGGGTCGCGGTCGCGTTGCACGACGCCTCGCTCGACCGCACGACGGACGCGCACGGCTTGGTCGCCGACCTGCCGTGGTCGCAGGTGCGCGCCGCGCGCATCGGCGGCGTCGAGCCGGTGCCCACGCTTGAGGACGTGCTCGGCACGTGGCCGACGCTGCGCGTCAACGTCGACGTCAAGGCCGACTCGGGGATCGAGCCGGTGGCCCGGGCGATCGAGCGCACGGCGTCACACGAGCGGGTGTGCGTCACCTCGTTCTCGGCTGCGCGCCGCCGCGCCACGCTCGCGCGGCTGTCACACCCCGTGGCCACGAGCGCCGGCACCAGCGAGGTCGCGGGATTCCTAGCGGGCGCACGGCTGCGCGTGCCCGCGATCGCGAGGGCCGCGCTGCGCCGGGTCGACGCGCTCCAGGTGCCGGTCCGCGAGGCGGCCGGCCCGGCCCGCCTCACCGTGGTCGACGCGACGACGCTCGCCGCGGCGCACGCCGCGGGCCGTCAGGTCCACGTGTGGACCGTCAACGACGCCCGGGAGATGGAGCGGCTGCTCGACCTCGGGGTCGACGGCCTCGTCACCGACCGCGCCGACCTGCTCCGGCAGGTGCTGGTCAGCCGCAGCCTGTGGTGAGCCAGCCCGCTCCGGCCGTCAGCCGAGCCTGATCGCAACTCCGGGCGCGCCCGTCGGCGGCTCCTTGCTGACCTCGGCGTACGCGGCGGCCAGCAGCGTCGGGTCGGGGCCCTCCAGCCGCACCGGCTTGGCGACGTCGTCCAGCACGACGAACCGCAGCAGGTCCCCCCGCGACTTCTTGTCTCGCCGCATGGCCGCGAGCAGCTGCTCCCAGCGGTCGCCGCGGTAGGACGTCGGCAGTCCGAGCGAGGTGAGGATCGCGCGGTGGCGCGCGACGACGTCGTCGGACAGCTTGCCGGCCAGCCGCGCGAGCTCGGCGACGAACACCATGCCGACAGCGACGGCGGCGCCGTGGCGCCACTGGTAGCGCTCGACGAGCTCGACGGCGTGCCCGAAGGTGTGGCCGTAGTTGAGGATCTCGCGCAGGCCCTGCTCGGTGAGGTCCTCCCCCACGACGCGCGCCTTGACGGCGACCGAGCGCTCGACGAGCTCGGCGAGCACCTGCCAGGTCTGCGGCGCGGCGTCGGCGCCCTTCCACTCCCGCAGCTCCTCGGCGTGCCGCTCGACCAGCGCCAGGATGCGCGGGTCGGCGATAAAGCCGGTCTTGACGACCTCGCCAAGCCCCGCCACCAGGTCCCAGCGGTCGAGCGAGGCGAGCGAGGCGAGGTCGCACAGCACGCCCGCCGGCGGGTGGAACGCGCCCACCAGGTTCTTGCCCTCGGCGGTGTTGATGCCCGTCTTGCCGCCCACGGCCGCATCCACCATGCCCAGCAGCGTGGTGGGCACGTGCACCACCTTGATGCCGCGCAGCCAGGTCGCCGCGACGAACCCGGCCAGGTCGGTCGTCGCGCCGCCGCCCACGGACACCACGGCGTCCGAGCGGGTGAAGTCCGCCTGACCGAGCACCTGCCAACAGAACGCGGCGACCTGCGCGGTCTTCTGCTCCTCGGCGTCGGGCAGCTCGACGGCGAACGCCTGGTAGCCCTGCGCCACCAGGTCCTCGCGCACCGCCTCGCCCGTCGCGGCGAGCGAGGCCGGATGCATCACCAGCACACGGCGGACCCGCTCGCCCAGCATGGCGGGCAGCTCGCCGAGCAGATTGCGCCCGATGACGACGTCGTAGGGCGCGGCGCCGTGCACCGTCACCCGGGTGGTCGCGACGCTCATGCCTGCTCCTGTTCGATCGACGCGCGGATCTCCTGCGCGACGGACTCGGGCTCGCGCCCGTCGGTCAGCACGCGCGCGGTCGCCACGCGCTCGTACACGGGGCGCCGGGCCTCCATCAACGCCGCCCACCGCGCGCGCGGGTTGCCCAGCAGCAGCGGGCGCGACTGGTTGAGCCCGACGCGCGGCGCCGCGTGCGCCAGCGACACGTCGAGGAACACGACCACGCCGCCATGCTCCGCGTAGCCGGCCAGCAAGCCCTGCGTCGCCGGGTCGAGCACCGCTCCCCCGCCGAGCGCGAGGACGCCGTCGTGCTCGGCCAGCGCGCGGCCCACTGCGTGGTGCTCCAACACCCGGAACGCGGACTCGCCGTCGTCGACAAAGATCTCGGCGATCGGCTTGCCCGCGACGACCTCGACGTCGTGGTCGGTGTCGCGGAACTCGACCCCGAGGAGTCCGGCGAGCAGCGTCCCAACCGTCGTCTTGCCGCTGCCGGGCGGGCCCACGAGCACCGCGAGCGGCCCGGCGCCGCCGGCGCGGCTCACCGCAGCGGCTCGGGGATCGCCGCGAGGTACGCCTCGGCGTTGCGGCGCACCTCGGCCACCGAGTCGCCGCCGAACTTCTCGACGACGGCCTCGGCAAGCACGAGCGCGACCATCGCCTCGGCGACGACCGCCGCGGGGGGCACCGCGCACACGTCGGAGCGCTGATGGTTGGCGGTGGCGGGCTCACCTGTGGCGGTGTCGATGGTGCGCAGCGCGCGCGGCACCGTGGAGATGGGCTTCATCGCGGCGCGCACGCGCAGCACCTCGCCGTTCGACATGCCGCCCTCGACACCGCCTGCGCGGTTGGTCAGGCGCGTCACGCGCCCGTCGGCGCCGCGCACGATCTCGTCGTGCGCCACGGACCCGCGCCGGCGGGCAGTGCGGAAGCCGTCGCCGACCTCGACGCCCTTGATCGCCTGAATGCCCATGAGCGCCCCGGCCAGGCGCGCGTCGAGCCGCCGGTCGCCCTGCACGTAGGAGCCCAGTCCGGTCGGCACGCCGTAGGCGAGCACCTCCACGACGCCGCCCAGGGTGTCGCCGTCCTTGTGGGCCGCGTCGATCTCGGCGACCATCGCCGCGCTCGCCGCGGCGTCCAGGCAGCGCACCGGGTCGGCGTCGAGGCGCGCGACGTCGTCCGGGGTGGGCGCCGTCGCCCCGTCAGGCGTCTCGGCCTCGCCGATCGCCACGACGTGCGAGACCAGGCGCACCCCGACGGCCTGCTCCAGGAACCGCGCGGCGGCGGTCCCGAGCGCGACGCGCGTGGCCGTCTCCCGGGCGCTCGCACGCTCCAGGACGGGGCGGGCGTCGTCGAAGGCGTACTTGCGCATGCCGACCAGGTCGGCGTGGCCGGGACGCGGGCGCGTGAGCCTCTTGTTGCGCGCGACCTCGCGCACGTCGCCCGTGCCGGCGTCTACTGTCAGCGCGTCGGCCTCGACGGGATCGGGCGCCATGACGTCGACCCACTTGGGCCATTCGGTGTTCCCGATCTCGATCGCGAGCGGGCCGCCCTGCGTCACGCCGTGGCGCAGACCGCCGAGCACACGCACCTCGTCCTGCTCGAACTTCATGCGGGCGCCGCGGCCGTAGCCGAGGCGGCGGCGGGCCAGCGCCGCCCGCAGGTCGTGCGTGGTCAGCTCGACGCCGGCCGGAAGCCCCTCCATGACGCCCACCAAGGACGGACCGTGCGACTCCCCCGACGTCAACCAGCGCAGCATGCGGCGATTGTGCCACGCGCCGCGCCCCGGCCGGGGCGGGCGTCCAGCCTCGCGTCGCCGCCACGTCGCCGGGCTCGCCCGTCACCGTCGGCGGGCGCTGGCGTTCAGGGAGCCAGGTCCGACCGATCGCCGAGGGCCGCGGCGAGCGACCTGTCCATGGCGGCGAGCGGCGCCGGGCGACCCGTCATGAGCCGCACCTGCTCGGCCGCCTGATGCAGCAGCATCCGCTCACCGCCGACGACGACGCCGCCGAGGTCCGCCCACGCCCGGGCGAGCGCGGTGGGCCGAGGGTCGTAGACGACGTCGAGCAGCACGCCCGTCACCGCGCCGGCGCGCTCGGCCAACGTCGCGGCGACGGCGTCGGCGGCGTGCGCCGGCAGTGTCGAGACGACGACGTCGGCGTGCCCCAGCGGCCCTGGCGCCGTCATCGCGTCGAGCACCTCGAAGCGCGGCGACGCCCCCAGGCGCCGCGCCGCCTCATGCAGCCCCGCGGTGCGGGCGATCGAGCGGGCCAGCACGCGCGGTGTGGCGCACCCGAGCTCCGCGAGCGCTCCGACGGCCGAGGCCGCGGTCGCGCCCGCGCCGAGCACGACGGCGCGGCGCACCTGGCGCCCGCCTAGACCCTCACGCAGCGCGGCGACGAGCCCGTGGACGTCGGTGTTGTAGCCGCCCAGCGTGATTCCACACGGCGCCGGGCGCACCACGACGGTGTTGACGGCCCCGGTCGCCGCGGCGAGCGGGTCGACGTCGTCGAGCATGGCGATCACGGTCTGCTTGAGCGGCATGGTCAGGCTCAGGCCCGCCCAGCCGAGGTCGAGGCGCTCGACGCGCCCGCGCAGCGTCGCCGCCGTCGTGTCCAGCGCGGTGTACTCCCACCCCTCAAGGCCCAGGGCGTCGTACGCCGCGTTGTGCAGCACCGGGGACAGTGAGTGCGCGACGGGGTGGCCGAGCACAGCGGCCCGGCGCGTGGCCACAGGCATGCTCAGCCCTGTCCGTTCGCGGCCTGCCAGGCGCGCAGCTCGGCGACGTTCTTCTGGTGCTCCTCGAACGTCACGGCGAACTTGGTCTCGCCCGTGTCGAGGTTGACGGCGGTCCAGAAGATCCAGCCGCCGTCGGCGGGGTGCACGACCGCCTCGACCGAGGCCGCGCCCGGGTTGGCGATCGGTGTGGGCGGCAGACCCTTGTGCGCGTAGGTGTTGTACGGGTTGCCCGCGTCCTGCGTGTCCGCGGTCGTCAGGTCCGTGCCCGGCTTGGCCAGCCCGTAGGCGACCGAGGCGTCGATCTGCAGGGGCATGTCGATCGCGAGCCGGTTGTCGATCGCGCGGGCCATCATCGGGCGGTCCGGGGCGTACTTGGCCTCACGCTCGACCAGCGACGCCTTCTTCAGCACGTCCTCGCGGTCCGCCGCCGCGACACCCTGCGCGTCGAGCTCCGCGACCGTCTTGGCGACCATGTCCGACAGCAGCGTCACCGCGCTGTCCCCGGGCTGGACGGTGTAGGTGGCGGGGAACAGCCAGCCCTCGACCTGGCCACCCGCCTCGGCCGGCAGTCCGATCGACGCCGGGTCGGCGAGGGCGGCGTCGATCTCGTCCTTGGTGATCGTGGTGACCGAGGCCACGCGCTCGAAGACCTGCGCCGCGGTGAACCCCTCGGGGATGGTCACCTTGGTCTCGACCTTCTCGTTCTTGACGAGCGCCGCGACGGCGTCGGACGCCCTCATCTCGGTCAGCAGCGCGTACGTGCCCGGCTGGATGCCCGCCGCGCCCGGGTTCATCGCGAACGCGTCCTTGAACGCGTCGACCGACGCGACGACGCCCGCGTCGAGGAGCACGCCGCCCATCTGGGCGCCGGTGGCGCCCTGCGGGATCTGGACGTCGACGGGGTCCTTGCCCGGACCGGGATAGTCCTCGGCGGAGCGTGCGAACGGGTTCGTCAGGAACCCCGAGACGTCACCCCAGGTCTTCCACGCCACGGCGCCCACGACCGCCAGGACCACGACGACGACAAGCGAGGTGCGCACCCGGCGGCGACGGCGCCTCTTGGCCGCCAGTCGTTGACGGGCGGCCGAGCGACGCCCGCTGGGACCCGGCGGCTGTGCGAGGGCTGGGTGCTCGAAGAGGTCGGTCACGCGAGAAGCCTATTCATCTCTGGCCGGGCGCCTTCACCCCGGCGCGCTGGTGCTGCCGCTCAGAAGCCGTTCGCGGCCGCCCAAACTTGGAACTGACGCCTGTACTGCAGGAAGACGTTGTAGTCGTCCGTGAACTTCGTCTCGCCTGTGTGCAGGTTGACGGTGACGAACCATAGCCAGTCACCGGGGGTCGGTGACGCGGCCGCCTGAATGGCGGCCACTCCGGGATTGCCGATCGGCGTCGGAGGGAGGCCACTGTGCACCCGTGACGCGAACGGCAGGTTGGGGTCGTTGAACTGTGCTCGAGTGATCAGGTGCGCCGGGATCCCGAGCCCGAACGAGTCGATGGCGTCCATGCCCAGGGGCATGCCGATCGCGAGCCGGTTCTTGATGACTCGGGCGACCTTGCCACGATACCCCTGTGGCGCCTCGCGCTCGATGATGGAGGCCTCGGTGATGATCGACTGCCACCGCTCGGTGGGGATGCCCAAGCGCTCCAACTCGGCCGAGGTCTGGGCGATCATGCGCGCCAGGAGCGTCACCGCCGTGTCGTCGTCCGTGACGACGTAGGTGGCGGGAAACAGCCACCCCTCGACGACGCCGCCGGCCTTGTCCGGCAGTCCGAGCGATTGCGGGTCGGCGATCGCCGCGTCGAGCGCGTCGCGCGTGATGTCGGTCTGCTCGACGACGCGCTCGAGCACCTGCTCGAGCGTGAACCCCTCGGGCACGGTGACACGGTTCTTGACCCGCTCGTTGCGGGCGAGGCGTTCGACGGCGTCGACCGCCCGCATGCGCGTGTACAGCTCGACCACGCCGGGTTGGATGCCCGCGGCCGCGGGATGCCGGGCGAACGCCGTCGTGAACGCGCCGACCGACGCGACGACGTCGGCCTCGGCGAGGATGGCGCCGATCGCGGCGCCCGTGGCGCCCGCGGGAATCTCCACCCGGACGACGGCGTCGCCCGGGCCGTCGAAGTCGGCGTCGACCCGTGCGAGCAGCTCGCGCACCGTGGCGACGCCGTCGCTCACCGCCCCGACCGCCACACCGCTCACCAGGGCCAGGCAGGCCGCGACGGCCAGGCCCACGCGGTGGCGGCGCCGACGGCGCGTGCGCGCGGCCGAGCGTCGCGTCGACCGCGTGCGGCGGCCCGTCTCCTCGGGGAGCCGGTGGCCGAAGGTCTCGAAAGGGTCGGTCACGCGGGTGGGGTCCTGTCGTTCGGGGTCAGGTCGGCGGCGTCTCCACGAGCTCACCAGCGCGCGTGCCCGCGGTCCGCTCCAGGTCGAGAGCAGATTGCAGAATGATAACGGCGGCCGCCTGATCGATCACCTTGCGGTGGCTCTTCGCCTTGCGCCCGGCGGCGCGCAGCTGGCTCGTCGCGGTCACGGTCGACATGCGCTCGTCCACCATACGGACGGGCACCGGCGCCACCGCCAGGGCCAGGCGCGTCGCGAACGCGCGCGCGTCCGCTGTCGCGGCCCCCTCGGCGCCCGACAGGTGCCGCGGCAGCCCCACATAGACCACGGCGGCGAACCGCTCACGCGCCTCGTCGGCGATGCGCCGCACGTCAGAGCTGTCCACGCCCGTCGCGTCGAGCACGCGCGCGACGGTCTCGACGGGCGTGGCCACCAACCCGTCAGGGTCCGAGGCTGCGAGGCCCACCCGCGCCTTGCCGACATCGACGCCGAGGCGGGCGCCGCGGGCCAAACCCGCGGAGCCCGCCTCGTGGAACTCGCTCACGCGCCGACGACCGCGCGCACACCCGCCGTGACGGCGTCGAGCGCCGCGGGCAGCGCCGAGGCGTCCGAGCCGCCGCCCTGAGCGAGGTCGGGCTTACCGCCGCCGCCGCCGCCGAGCGTGCTCGCCGCGGCCTTGACGAAGTCGCCGGCGCGCAGGCCCGCCTCACGCGCGCTGGCGTTGGTGGCGACGACCACGAGCGGACGGCCCGAGGCCACGCCGCCCACCGCGACCAACGACGGCGACGCGTCGCCCAGGCGGCCGCGCACGTCGAGCGCGAGCGCGCGCAGGTCGTCGGCCGAGGCCACCTCACCGGCGTCGTGCGCCACGACGCGGACCTCACCCACGCTCGGCGCCTCGGCGGCCAGACGGCCCGCCGCGGCCAGGAGCTGGCCCTGACGCAGCGCGGCGAGCTCCTTCTCGGTCTCCCTCAGGCGTGACAGCAGTGAGCCGACCCGGTCGGCGAGCTCGTCGGGACGCGTCCCCAGCAGGCCGGTCAACTGGCCCACGAGCGCGTGCTCCTTGGCCTGGAACCCGTAGGCGCCGTCGCCCACCAGCGCGTCGACACGGCGCACACCCGAGCCGATCGAGGCCTCGCCCAACAGCGCCACACGTCCGATCTCACCGGACGCCTTCACGTGCGTGCCACCGCACAGCTCGCGCGACCAGTCGCCGCCGATCGACACGACGCGCACGATGTCGCCGTACTTCTCGCCGAACAGCGCCATGGCGCCCAGGTCGCGGGCCGCCGCGATGGGCATGAGCTCGTCGGTGACCTCAAGGTTCTCGGCCAGGCGCAGGTTGACTCGCTCCTCGATCTCGCCGAGCGAGGAGGCGGGGACGGGCGAGGGTGAGCGGAAGTCGAACCGCACGCGGCTCGGGGCGTTCTCGGAGCCCGCCTGCGTGCGGTCCTCCCCCACGAGCTCATGCAGCGC is a window from the Xylanimonas ulmi genome containing:
- a CDS encoding alpha/beta hydrolase — its product is MAATTLPSAGLDWRDDDLLGAPFEQAPLGPATLVRLRPTPDDVAAARGVVLHVHGYNDYFFHAHLARAFADAGYLFHAVDLRAAGRSLRPGQTPHYVTDLREQGSDVAAASAALRAAYPLPLVAHAHSTGGLTTSLWAHAHRHATGTAAGPDALVLDSPFLELPGSEFGRAVGTRVLDRLGSLRPLTALSHGPSWYATALLRENGGRWEFDTTLKRPDGVPARAGWLRAVRRAQARVARGLAIACPVLLAASAASSRDAPDNPLVDSTDTVLDVEQIVARAPRLGRDVTVLRIEGGVHDLALSADGPRQAYLDAVLGWLATALRPAVDLTTERTA
- a CDS encoding glycerophosphodiester phosphodiesterase family protein, with amino-acid sequence MTHPYFDTTLPDGRPGVAALAHRGFARAGGVDSGLENSLAAFAAAVELGFHYVETDAHGTSDGVAVALHDASLDRTTDAHGLVADLPWSQVRAARIGGVEPVPTLEDVLGTWPTLRVNVDVKADSGIEPVARAIERTASHERVCVTSFSAARRRATLARLSHPVATSAGTSEVAGFLAGARLRVPAIARAALRRVDALQVPVREAAGPARLTVVDATTLAAAHAAGRQVHVWTVNDAREMERLLDLGVDGLVTDRADLLRQVLVSRSLW
- the aroB gene encoding 3-dehydroquinate synthase, which codes for MSVATTRVTVHGAAPYDVVIGRNLLGELPAMLGERVRRVLVMHPASLAATGEAVREDLVAQGYQAFAVELPDAEEQKTAQVAAFCWQVLGQADFTRSDAVVSVGGGATTDLAGFVAATWLRGIKVVHVPTTLLGMVDAAVGGKTGINTAEGKNLVGAFHPPAGVLCDLASLASLDRWDLVAGLGEVVKTGFIADPRILALVERHAEELREWKGADAAPQTWQVLAELVERSVAVKARVVGEDLTEQGLREILNYGHTFGHAVELVERYQWRHGAAVAVGMVFVAELARLAGKLSDDVVARHRAILTSLGLPTSYRGDRWEQLLAAMRRDKKSRGDLLRFVVLDDVAKPVRLEGPDPTLLAAAYAEVSKEPPTGAPGVAIRLG
- a CDS encoding shikimate kinase, with the protein product MSRAGGAGPLAVLVGPPGSGKTTVGTLLAGLLGVEFRDTDHDVEVVAGKPIAEIFVDDGESAFRVLEHHAVGRALAEHDGVLALGGGAVLDPATQGLLAGYAEHGGVVVFLDVSLAHAAPRVGLNQSRPLLLGNPRARWAALMEARRPVYERVATARVLTDGREPESVAQEIRASIEQEQA
- the aroC gene encoding chorismate synthase, translated to MLRWLTSGESHGPSLVGVMEGLPAGVELTTHDLRAALARRRLGYGRGARMKFEQDEVRVLGGLRHGVTQGGPLAIEIGNTEWPKWVDVMAPDPVEADALTVDAGTGDVREVARNKRLTRPRPGHADLVGMRKYAFDDARPVLERASARETATRVALGTAAARFLEQAVGVRLVSHVVAIGEAETPDGATAPTPDDVARLDADPVRCLDAAASAAMVAEIDAAHKDGDTLGGVVEVLAYGVPTGLGSYVQGDRRLDARLAGALMGIQAIKGVEVGDGFRTARRRGSVAHDEIVRGADGRVTRLTNRAGGVEGGMSNGEVLRVRAAMKPISTVPRALRTIDTATGEPATANHQRSDVCAVPPAAVVAEAMVALVLAEAVVEKFGGDSVAEVRRNAEAYLAAIPEPLR
- a CDS encoding shikimate dehydrogenase encodes the protein MPVATRRAAVLGHPVAHSLSPVLHNAAYDALGLEGWEYTALDTTAATLRGRVERLDLGWAGLSLTMPLKQTVIAMLDDVDPLAAATGAVNTVVVRPAPCGITLGGYNTDVHGLVAALREGLGGRQVRRAVVLGAGATAASAVGALAELGCATPRVLARSIARTAGLHEAARRLGASPRFEVLDAMTAPGPLGHADVVVSTLPAHAADAVAATLAERAGAVTGVLLDVVYDPRPTALARAWADLGGVVVGGERMLLHQAAEQVRLMTGRPAPLAAMDRSLAAALGDRSDLAP
- the mltG gene encoding endolytic transglycosylase MltG — translated: MTDLFEHPALAQPPGPSGRRSAARQRLAAKRRRRRRVRTSLVVVVVLAVVGAVAWKTWGDVSGFLTNPFARSAEDYPGPGKDPVDVQIPQGATGAQMGGVLLDAGVVASVDAFKDAFAMNPGAAGIQPGTYALLTEMRASDAVAALVKNEKVETKVTIPEGFTAAQVFERVASVTTITKDEIDAALADPASIGLPAEAGGQVEGWLFPATYTVQPGDSAVTLLSDMVAKTVAELDAQGVAAADREDVLKKASLVEREAKYAPDRPMMARAIDNRLAIDMPLQIDASVAYGLAKPGTDLTTADTQDAGNPYNTYAHKGLPPTPIANPGAASVEAVVHPADGGWIFWTAVNLDTGETKFAVTFEEHQKNVAELRAWQAANGQG
- the mltG gene encoding endolytic transglycosylase MltG, which encodes MTDPFETFGHRLPEETGRRTRSTRRSAARTRRRRRHRVGLAVAACLALVSGVAVGAVSDGVATVRELLARVDADFDGPGDAVVRVEIPAGATGAAIGAILAEADVVASVGAFTTAFARHPAAAGIQPGVVELYTRMRAVDAVERLARNERVKNRVTVPEGFTLEQVLERVVEQTDITRDALDAAIADPQSLGLPDKAGGVVEGWLFPATYVVTDDDTAVTLLARMIAQTSAELERLGIPTERWQSIITEASIIEREAPQGYRGKVARVIKNRLAIGMPLGMDAIDSFGLGIPAHLITRAQFNDPNLPFASRVHSGLPPTPIGNPGVAAIQAAASPTPGDWLWFVTVNLHTGETKFTDDYNVFLQYRRQFQVWAAANGF
- the ruvX gene encoding Holliday junction resolvase RuvX — translated: MSEFHEAGSAGLARGARLGVDVGKARVGLAASDPDGLVATPVETVARVLDATGVDSSDVRRIADEARERFAAVVYVGLPRHLSGAEGAATADARAFATRLALAVAPVPVRMVDERMSTVTATSQLRAAGRKAKSHRKVIDQAAAVIILQSALDLERTAGTRAGELVETPPT